GACGTAGCTGGCTCCCGGCGTCACGGGTACGTCCTGCCACATGCCTCCGAACTGCGGATTGGACTTGCCGTCGAATGCCAGCCGCAATGCACGCTTTCCTTCGGGACACCCGTCGCACTCCTCGATCGTTGCCGTGATGCCGTCGGCAGAATTGAGGTACCAGCCGAACGGTCGCACGTCATCGTCGGTCTCGAAGCCGCCGGCGATCACCGTGCCCGATGGAACAGCGGCAGTCTCGAAGAATACCGCCCACGCATCCGCGACGAAGCCTTCGGCGAGGAGGCGTTGCGCGTACGCCTTGCGCTGGTCCGCACCCTGGTCCGGAGCGTGGTGACGGTAACGCTCCCATACGACCTTCGCCTCCTCGACGGGTCGATTCATTCTGACAAAGGCGAAGTACGTACTCAGGGCCGAAGACTCGACGACGTGATCCAGCATGAAGCTCACGTCATAGATGCGATGCAGCATCGCGTAGAAATCGTGCAGGTCGTCGCTCATCCCGCGTTGAACGGCGCTGAATTCCCGGCCGGCGTCGGCGTGGCGGTCAAGTCGCGCGTACAGCGTTCCGGCACGCATCCGGATCGTCGTCTCGGAGCGGCCGAACCGGATTGCCTGCTCGATAGCCTCCGACGGATCCTGGCGGAGCGCCGCCTGTGCCTCTGCAAGGCCGATCCAGCACCGGCTGCACGCAGGGTACCTGGCGATGGCGGCGCGGTACTCGGTGATGGCCTCCGCGTGGCGACCGAGTCCCGACGCAACATCCGCCAGCTTCAATCGGTACCACCAATGCTCCGGCACGATCGCCGCCGCGCGCGACATTCCCTCAATGCGCTCGACTCCGGGGCGCGCGGACAGATAGGCCGCTGTCAGGCCGCGGCTGCCGTAGAGCATGCACAGAACTGCCGCCAGCACGACGGCGGAGCGTAGCGACCACTGGCCAGCGGCAGGGGTGGTCACGGACACGACCGGGGTTTCAGGCGGACGTACCGCTGCCCAAGCGTCCTACCTTGGCCTGATCCGCGCTGCTGTAAGGCACGCCGTAGTGGCTGCCGTACCCGTAGCCGTAGTAGCCACCGTAGTACGAGTAGCTCGAGCCGCGCGTCGAGACCTTGTTCAGGACCACGCCCAGCACCTTGGACTGCATGCGCAAGAGATATTCCGATGCATGCTTGAGCACGTGACGCGGAGTCGAGCCGGCTTGTGCCACCAGCAGACATGCGCCGCCTGCGCGATTCGCGAGCGTCGGTACGTCAGCGAAGCCGAGGGTCGGCGGCGCATCCAACAGGATGAGGTCGTAACGAGCCTCGAGCTCGTCCAGTAGCTCGGCGAGCAGGGGCGAGCCGAGAAGATCGACCGGATTGGGCGCGGGAGGCCCGCCCGTGATCACGTGCAAGCCTGGGTGACCGCTCTCGCGGATGATGTCTGCGAGCTGCGCGTTTCCCGTAAGGTAGCTGCTCGTCCCGGCGGCGTTGTCGAGGCCGAGCGCGTTATGGACGCGCGGCTTGCGCAAGTCGCAGTCCATCAACATGACGCGCTTGCCCATCTGGGCGAAAGCCAGCGCGAGATTGGTGGTAAGGCACGTTTTGCCTTCGCCTGGAGCCGAGCTCGTGACGAGGAGGCGCGTCGGCAGGCCGCCCGAAGCTGCGAGCATCAACGACGCTCTCAACGTACGCACAGCCTCGGCACCGGCCGATGTCGGCAGTACCGCAACCTGCCGATCCGGCGAATAGGTCGTCATAGCGGCCGTGTCTTCCGGGGCGGCAAAAACGGGAACGGCGGCCAGCGTGGCGAGCCTCGCGGCCCGTTCCACGTCCTCGGGACTCTTGACCGTATCGTCGAGGTACTCCTGCGACACCGCCACTCCGACTCCACCGAACAAGCCGACCACGAGCGCGAGCGCGAGATTGAGCGCGAGCAACGGACGGTGGTGCTTGAGCGGCACTTCCGCCTGGTCGAGCACCGTGATGTTGGAGGCGCGCATCGCTCCGGCGACCTCGATTTCCTTGTAGCGCGACAGCAGGTTCTCGTAGAGCTGCCGGTTGGTGTCGATGTCGCGCTTCATGATGTTGAACATGACCGACTTGGCCTCGAAGTCCGCGACTGCCGCCTGGTGCTCATCCAGGGTCTTGCGCAGATCCTTCTCGCGCTGTACCGCCGTCTGGTAGGCGCTGGCCACGCTGTTGACCAGTCCCTGCTCGGTCTCCTTGAGCTGCTTCTGCAGTGAGGCCACCTTCGCGGCCATGCTGCGGACGTCTGGAAACTCGTTGGAGAAAGTCTGGCGGAGCAGCGCGAGCTCGGCCTCGGCCTCGGACAACTGATCCTTGAGTGTCTTGAGCAGGGGGTTGTCGATGATTCCCGGCATGCTCGCGCGCATCGGCCCCTGGACCTGCAGGTGCTCCGCCTCCAGCCGGATTCGCTCCGCTTCGGCCTCGGTCACGCGCTTGCTCAGATCGTCCAGGCGATCACGCAGGACCTTATCCTCCTCTTCGATCGCGTAGATGTCCTTGCCCTTGGCAAACGCCTGCAGTGCCACCTCGGATTCCTCCAGGCGGCTCTTGGTGACGGTGAGTTGCTGCTCGATGAAGTCCTTCGCCGTGGCAGCCGAGCCGATGCTCTGGTCCATCGTCAGCTCGACGTACTGCTTGGCCATCGTCGATACGATCCGCTGCGCCAGCTTCGGGTCCTCCGCGATGTACGCGACCTCGACGAGGTAGGATTCCTCCTTCGGTGAAACGATGACGTTGCTGAGCAGAAGGTCGACGAGCATCTTGTGTTCGCGCTCTGCCGCAGTCTTCTCGTCCACCTGTTCGTCGGCGCTATCGTCCGGCAGCAGCGCGACGAGCCACTCCTTGAAGGAGCCCAGGGCGCCTTTTTCCTTCAGCTGAGGATTGAAGAGCGGCTCTTCCGCAAGGCGCAGCGCGTCGACCGTCCTGCTGGCAAGTGCGCGGCTGGAGAGCACCGAATACTGGGTCTGAAAAAAATCCTTGTAGGCTTGAACCTGGTTGATGCTCTGCTGGATGCTGGAGGCGAAGTCGACGATGTTCGGCCCGTTGGGCTGAATCTGCAGCACGGTCCGGGAGCGGTATGTCGGCGTGGCTGCGAGCGAGTAGATCAACGCCGTGACCAGGCATACGGTGGTTGCGGCGGCGATTGTCCATTTGCGACGCAGCAGGAAGTCGAGGTAATGGCGGTACGAGACCTCCTCCTCGACGACCATGTAGCTTTCGCCATAGCGGAAGGCATCTGGGGGGCCGGCTTGGTAGCCCCGCCAGGGGCCCGGAGGATCAGCGCCTGGGTTGACGGGCGGATCGTTCCGCGGCGTCAGGCTCCTTCCGTCGTTCCTGTCCATCGTCGTCAGCTCTCCATGTCCGGCGCGCGAGCCGTCCGCGAAATCAGAAGGTAGCGGCGCTCACGCCTACCCGGAAAAGTCCCATGAACTTGTCGACTACCAGCTTCGCGCCCGACATAGGAACCACGATCACATCGTCTGCGGTAACGACCATGTCGGGGGCCCGGCCGGCTTGGATCGCTGCGATATCGATCGCAATGGCCTCGCGCTCGCCATCGGGTCGTTTGCGATAAACCGTGGTTCCCGACGCCCGTGACAGGTCGAAGTCGACGCCACCGGCCACCACGAGCGCCTGTGTGACCGTCGTCTCCGTCAGGAGCGGGTAGGCGCCGGGTTTGTTGACCATGCCCTCGACGTAGAAGATGCCGGCCTTCGGCACGTTGATCACGTCACCGGGAACGAGTGACGGGTTCAGGCGCGCATCGCCGGTCTGTGCGAGTTGATCCAGATCGATCAGCACCGATTGCGCATCCTGGTTGCCGACGCGGGTCAGCCGCACCGAGCGACCGGCGTCCGGGTCTAAGCCGCCCGCCATTGCCAGTGCCTCGAGCAGAGTTTTTCTGCCGCGCAGTTCGAGCACTCCCGGCGTCTTGACGTTGCCGACGACGGAGACGCGAAAGCTGCGGTACTCCTGGATGTGGACCGTGATCTGCGGCTCGTGGATGAATCGCTTGTACTGGACCCGGAGCGCCTCCTCGAGCTCGATCGGATCGTAGCCCGCGGCCTGCGCTTTCCCGATGTAGGGCAACGTAATGAAGCCCGAATTGGATACGCGGGCCGTCACGACGCGAGGATCGCCTGCGGTGTCCTCGATATCGTAGAAGGTGACCTCGATCAGATCCTCCGGACCGATCTTGTACTCGCCCGAAACGTGAGCAGCCTGCGCCGCGAGGAGCTGAAGCGAATCGTTGAAATTGTCGATCTCGGTCTGCTTGACTGCCTCGTTCGACCGAGCCAGTGCCGTTCGTGGGTTTTGAGGTGCGCACCCGCCGCAGATGGCTGCAAGCAGCGCGATGGCGAGCGTGGATGCGAGTGGCCAGCGAGGCGTGGATCGAGGCATCGATATCAAACGACCTCCGGAACTAAGCCCACGGGAGTGCCACAAAAAAAAGCGCGCCGCCACCGTTCGTACAGTGGCGGCGCGCTGTGTCTGAATCAGCTTGCGCTTACTCAGTCGTTATCGCAGGGCGGGCTCGCGCAGTTGTCGTCGTCGTCGTCGTCGTCATCCAGCGTAGTCGCCAGCACCACCGCGGCCACGGCCGCCAGGGCCACGCCGCCGATGATCCAGACAGCGACCATGCCCTTCTTCTCTTCCTCGACGACGGGCTCGGCCGCCGGAGGGGGAGGAGGAGCCGGAAGCTCCTCGGGGCGCTCGGGCTCGCCGTAGGCGCCGGCGACCTTGACCGGCTCGTCGAGCCACACGCGCTCACCGGCCTTGACCTGAATCTGCTTGCCGCTGGCCATCGCGACCTGGAAGGTGCCGCTTTCGACAGTCAGCGTGGGGCGGCCCTGGATCGTGTCGACATAGCCGTCGGCGGCGCCGGTGGCCTTCACCTGCGCGTTGCCGGCCGCCACCTGCAGCGGCGAGGCCTCATTGACGTGGAAGGCGACCTTGCCCTTCTCGACGCCGACCACGGCGGCATCGGCGGTGCCCGTCGTGCGCACCTCGGCGCCCGAGTACATGCCGATGGTGCCCTGCGAGCCGAGGTCGGCGAGCACGTAACCCTGATCACCCGTTTTGATGCGATCACCCGCGAGAAGCGGACGGGTGGAAGAAACCTTGGACCATTCCTGCGAATCGGCCGCCACCCAGGCCGGGCCGGCCACCTTGACGGTTCCATACACGGACGCGCTCGCGCCCGCCGTCGGAACCTGCGCAGCCACCAGACTTGCCGAGAGAACGGAAGCCAGCGTGCGTTTCCAGAGAGCGTTCTTCTCCATCAACCTGTACTCCTTCATGAATCCGCCAAGCGCCACGAGAGGCTGCCTAGGACAATGGCGGCAGGCTAGGTCCCGTTCCCGCCCCCTCATTCGAACGATCAGGCGCAATCTAGCCCTGCATGGAAGACGGTGTCAAGGCGACCGCCCATATGGGAGGCGACGCAAAGCGCCTGATTTTTCCTGCCCAATGGCCGCTTTGACATGCCGGCGAGGCGGTCGCTATAGGCGTGTGCGTTCCCTCGGCCCACGCCGAGCACCCGTCCATGCTTTCATCGACCAACGACGTCGCGGTCGTCGTCATCCCAGCCCGGTACGGGTCGACGAGACTGCCGGGCAAGCCATTGGCCGATCTGGCCGGCCGCCCGCTGATCGAGCACGTCTGGGCGCGCGCTCGCATGGCCGCTCTGCCGCAGCGCGTCCTCATTGCCACCGACGACGCCCGCATCGCCCAGGCCATGCCCGAGGCCGCCGAGGTCGTCATGACCGCCGCGCACCATCGCAGCGGCAGCGATCGCGTGGCGGAGGTCGCCGCCACCCTCGACTGCGGGATCATCGTCAACGTCCAGGGAGATCTGCCCATGCTCGATCCGGCCCTGGTCGACGAGCTCATCGACTGCCTGCGCGCCGATCCCGAGCTCGGCCTGGCAACGGTGGCGGTGCCCATCGAGAGCGAGGAGGAATTCCGCAATCCCTCGGTGGTCAAGGTCGTCTGTGACGCGCGCGGGCGCGCGCTCTACTTCTCGCGCGCGCCAATCCCGCACCACCGCGACGATCCAGGCAGTTTTCGCGGCGCCTACCGCCACGTCGGCATCTACGCGTACCGCCGCGGCACCCTGCTCGGGTTCGCCGAGCTGGCGCCGACGCCGGCCGAGCAGGCCGAGAACCTGGAGCAACTGCGGGCGCTGGAGAACGGAATCGTCATCGGCGTGGTACGACGCGCCGCCGGCGTGCCGATCGAAGTGGACACACCCGAGGATCTGGCGACGGCGCGGCGCATGCTCGCGGCCACGGAGCCGAAAGGTGTATGAGGCCGAGCAGCATCGTCGTTGCGCGGCGCCTGCAGGGGCGCGCCCGACCGCCCCGAACGCGATGAGAGGATGACCATCATGAGCACGACGGAAGGCAGACCCACCAAATACATCTTCGTCACCGGCGGCGTGGTCTCGGCGCTCGGCAAGGGGTTGGCCTCGGCATCGATGGGCGCGCTGCTGGAGAGCTCGGGCCTGAAGGTCTCGATGCTCAAGATGGACCCGTACATCAACGTCGACCCGGGCACGATGAGCCCGTTCCAGCACGGCGAGGTCTACGTCACCGACGACGGCTACGAGGCCGACCTCGACCTCGGCCACTACGAGCGCTTCATCACCAACGGCATGGGACGGCGCAATAACGTCACCACCGGCAGCGTCTACTACGAGGTCATCAAGAAGGAACGCCGCGGCGATTATCTCGGCGCCACCGTGCAGGTGATCCCGCACATCACCGATGAGATCAAGAGCCGCATCCGCACCGCTGCCGAAGGGTGCGACATCCTGCTCGGCGAGGTCGGCGGCACCGTCGGCGACATCGAGAGCCTGCCCTTCCTCGAGGCAATCCGGCAGATGCGTGCCGAGGCCGGACACGACAACGTGCTGTTCGTGCACCTGACGCTGGTGCCGTACATCGGCGCCGCCGGCGAGATCAAGACCAAGCCCACGCAGCACAGCGTCAAGGAGCTGACGGGCCTCGGCATCCAGCCCGACATCCTGCTGCTGCGCTGCGACCGCCCGCTCTCGGACAGCGTCAAGGAGAAGGTCGCGTTGTTCTGCAACGTCGACAAGAAGTCGGTCATGGAGGCGCGCGACGTCGACAGCATCTACAAGCTGCCGCTGGCGCTGCAGGAGCAGGGCCTGCACAACCGCATCACCGAGAAGCTGCACATCTGGACCGGCGCACCCAAGCTGGTGGCGTGGGAGCGCGTGGTGCACACGCTCGAGAACCCGAAGGACCGCGTGCGCATCGCGATGGTCGGCAAGTACGCCAACCTCGCCGATTCGTACAAGTCACTGAACGAGTCGCTGACGCACGGCGGGCTGGCCAACGACTGCGCCGTCGACATCATCCACATCGATTCGGAAGAAGTGGAGACCAAGGGCATTCTCGCCGAAGTCGCCATGGCCGACGCCATCATGGTCCCGATGGGCTTCGGCCCGCGCGGCACCGAAGGAAAGATCGCGGCGGTGCGGTATGCGCGCGAGAACGGTGTGCCGTTTCTCGGCATCTGCTACGGCATGCAGATGGCGGTGATCGAGTTCGCCCGGCACGTCTGCGGCCTCGAGGGCGCGCACACGACCGAAGCGGACCCGAAGACACCGCATCCCGTGATCGACCTGATGGTCGCGCAGCAGGCGCTGGCCGACAAGGGCGGCACGATGCGACTTGGCGCCTATCCGTGCGCGATCAAGGAAGGCACGCTGGCGCACCGCACCTACGGCAAGCGCAAGATCAGCGAGCGCCACCGCCACCGCTACGAGTTCAACAACGCCTATCGCGAGGTGATCGAGAAGAAGGGCATGACGCTGTCTGGCACCTCACCCGACGGCAACCTGGTCGAGATGATCGAGATCCCGGCACATCCATGGTTCCTGGCCTGCCAGTTCCATCCCGAGTTCAAGAGCAAGCCGCTCGATCCGCACCCGATCTTCAAGGGCTTCATCCGCGCAGCCCTGCACCACAAGCAGCACCGCCGCGAGACGCCGCCGCTCAAGGGCCTTCGCGTCGTCGGCAGCACCGATGAGTGAAGTCCGGCCTTTCCGCATCGGCGATGGCGCGCGCTCGGTCGAAGTGGGCGCGGGCAGGCTCTTCCTGATCGCCGGCCCCTGCGTCATCGAATCGCGCGACTCGGTCATGCGGCATTCGTCGGCGCTCGCCGAAATCAGCGCGCAGGTGGGAGTGCCCATCATCTTCAAGGCCTCCTTCGACAAGGCCAACCGCACCTCGCACGCCTCTTTTCGCGGCATCGGCATGGAGGAGGGACTGAAGATCCTGGCCGAGGCGCGCGCGAGCAGCGGCTTGCCCGTGCTGACCGACGTGCACGAGACGTCGCAGTGCGCGCCCACCGCCGAGGCCGTCGACGTGCTGCAGATCCCGGCGCTGCTGTGCCGGCAGACCGACCTGGTGCAGGCGGCGGCGGCCACGGGCAAGGCCGTCAACATCAAGAAAGGGCAGTTCCTGGCGCCATGGGACATGAAGCACGCGCTCGGCAAGGCGCGCGAGGCCGAGCGTGGTGCGGACGCGTCGCGCATCATGCTGACCGAGCGCGGCGCGACGTTCGGCTACGGCAACCTGGTCAACGACTTCCGCTCGCTCGTGATCATGCGCGCCCTCGGCGCACCGGTGATCTTCGATGCCACGCACTCGGTGCAGCTTCCCGGCGCCGGCGGCGACAAGTCGGCCGGCGAGCGGCGCTTCATCGCGCCGCTGGCGCGCGCTGCCGTCGCGGTGGGCGTCGACGGCCTGTTCATGGAGTGCCACGAGAACCCCGACCAGGCCCTCAGCGACGGCCCCAACTCGCTGCCGCTGGCCGATCTCCCCGACCTTCTCCGCTCCCTTCTGCGCATCCACGAGGCGCGGCATGACGGCGCTCCATGAATAGGCGCAGCGATCCACAAACCGCGCTGGCCACGGCGCGCCGCGTTCTGTCGATCGAATGCCAGGCCCTGCAGGAGATGGGCGAGCGGCTGACCGAGGACTTCGCCCGCGCCGTCGATCTGATTCTCGCCTGCAACGGCCGCGTCGTGGTCACGGGCATGGGCAAGTCCGGCCAGATCTGCCGCAAGATCGCCGCAACGATGTCGTCGACCGGGACCTCCGCGTTCTTCCTGCACGCCGGCGAAGGCGTGCACGGAGACCTCGGCATGTTCGCTCGCGGCGACGTCTGCATCGCGATCTCCAACAGCGGCACGACGCAGGAGGTGCTCGCACTGCTGCCGGCGATCAAGCGCCTTGCGCTGCCGCTGATCGCGATCACCGGCGGCACCAGGTCGCCGCTGGCGCAGGCGGCCGACGTCGTCCTCGACGTCAGCGTGCGCATCGAAGCCTGCCCGATGAATCTGGCGCCGACGGCGAGCACCACCGCCACGCTGGCGATGGGGGATGCGCTGGCGGTGGCGGTGCTGGAAGCCAAGGGCTTCACCGAAAGCGATTTCGCGATGCTCCATCCGGGCGGCGCGCTCGGCCGCAAGCTCCTGCGCGTCGAAGAGGTCATGCACGCCGCCGACGCGATCGCGCTGGTGTCCGAGAGCATGCCGCTCCTGGAGACGCTGCGGCTGATCACCGAAGGCAAGCTGGGAACGGCCGGCGTGGTCGACGGACACGGCGCGCTGCTCGGCGTGATCACCGACGGCGACGTCCGCCGCGCCTTGCTGCGCCACGGCAACCTCGCCGACAAGACCGCCTGCGACGTCATGACGCGCAATCCCAAGACGGTGAAGGCCGCCGCGCTGGCCGAGGAAGCGCTGGCGACGATGGAGCGGCACTCGATCACCTCGCTCTTCATCCTCGACGGCGCGCGGCGTCCGGTCGGGCTGGTGCACCTGCACGACCTGCTCAAGGCCGGCGTGGCCTGAGTGATCGCATGAACCGTCGACTGTGGCGCTTCGTCCTGGCGGGGCTGCTCGTGGCGGGGCTCGTCGCCGTCGGACTATCGATGGGACGGCCCGGGCGCCTGGAGTCCGTGCTCGATGCGAGCCGTTTCACCGCCGAGGCGCTGCCGCAGCTGCTGCAGCGCATCCGCAACTTCCATCGCGTCATCACGCGCGAGGGGCGCAAGGTCCTGGAGGTCTCGGCGAGCGAAGCCAGCTACTACAAGAACGACAAGGCCATCGAGATCATCGAGCCCAAGGTCGTCTTCTACGAAGGCGGCGAGCGCGCCGGCGAGGTGGCGGCCGACAAGGGCCGTCTGTACCTGGACGGCACCGACGTCCAGGCGGTCGAGGTCATGGGCAAGGTGCGCTTCGAGCTGGGACGGCTGCGGCTGGAGGCCGAGAACCTTTCCTACGAGCGCGCGACCAATCGCATCCTGGTGCGCGGGCGCGCCGATCTCGAAGCGGCGGAGATGAGCCTGTCGGGTACAGACCTCACGATAGACATGGTAGAACGCCACGTCGTCATGAACGGAGACGTCAGCATGACCCTGCGCCCCCGCGACGGAGGCCAGGGGTGAGAAGGGTGCGCGACTTCGGCGCGAGCGCCCGCCGCGGCTCGCGCTCGTTGCGCGGGCGGCGGCTGCGCGGTTTCATGGTGCTTCTATCCGCTGCCGCTCTCGCAACCGTCACGGCGGGCGCGCGCGCGGAGAACGCGGTCAAGAACACGGACGAGGCGCTGTCGTCGATGGCGGGCGTGGCGCGCAACCTCAAGCTCGCCGACGTGCCCTCGCCCATCGACGTGACCGCCGACCGGCTCGAGTTCGATTACAACAAGGGGCTGCTGCTCTACTCCGGCAACGTCGAGGTCAAGCATGCGGGCGTCGTCATCAAGGCGCGCGACATCAGCGTCGCCTTCGAGCCGGAGGGCGAGCGCAGCCTGAAGAAGATCACCGCGCGCGGCAACGTCGAGGTGCTGCGCGAGGACGAGACCGCGCGCGGCGAGCTGGCCGAGTACGATCCGGCTGCCGGCACCATCGTCCTGTCGCAGAACGCGCGGCTCGGCAGCGGCAACAACGTGCTGTCGGGCGAGCGCGTGGTCGTCTACCTGAAGGAAGGTCGCGCCACGGTGCAGGGCGGCCCCGCCACCACGCCGGCCGGCAAGACGGCCGAGGGCGCCGCGCCTCCCGGCCGCGTACGAGTCGTGATCATGCCCGACGGCGGCGGCAAGAAGGGCGGCAAGGGCGAGGATTCCGCGCCCGCCGGGAAGAACCCGTGACCACCGCCGAAGCCGTCCATCCCGAGCACGCCGGCCAGGGCCAGGTCCTGCGCGCCGACGGCCTGCTCAAGCGCTACGGCGGCCGGGTGGTGGTCGATCATCTCTCGCTGCAGGTACGCCAGGGCGAGGTCGTGGGGCTCCTGGGGCCCAATGGCGCGGGCAAGACGACGACGTTCCACATGATGGTCGGCTTCGAGCGGCCCGAGGGCGGCTCGATCGTGCTCGGCGACCACGAGCTCTCCAGCATGCCGATGTACGAGCGTGCGCGTGCCGGCATCGGCTACCTGCCGCAGGAGCCCTCGGTGTTCCGGCGCCTGAGCGTCGAGGACAATCTCCTGGCAATCCTGGAGACCCTGGATCTGGACGAAGCGCAGCGCCGCGAGCGCCTCGAGGCGCTACTGGAGGAGCTCGGCGTCACGCACGTCCGCAAGACGATGGGCGCCGCCCTGTCCGGGGGCGAGCGACGCCGCGTCGAGATCGCTCGCGCTCTGGTGATCTCGCCGAAGTTCATGCTTCTGGACGAGCCGTTCGCCGGCGTCGATCCAATCGCCGTCCTCGACATCCAGACGATCATTGCGCAGCTCAAGAAGCGCGGGATCGGTGTGCTGATCACCGACCACAACGTCAGCGAGACGCTGCGGATCTGCGATCGCGCCTATATTCTCAACGAGGGCAAGGTGTTGGAGGAAGGTACGCCCGAGTACATCGCGTCGAGCCGCCGCGCTCGCGAGATTTATCTCGGAGAACGGTTCCGCCTCTAGCAGGAACCGTGCTAGGAACCGCGTAGCGGGATGAAGCTCGACACGTACGGCCGTGGTGGCCGTCGCAATCCAAGGTCGGGCAATCCCGGGACAGGATCCCAGACGTAGACGACATGGCTCTCGAGCAGCGCTTACAGCTCAAGCAGACCCTGCAGCTCAGGATGACGCCCCAGCTTCGGCAGGCGATCAAGATCCTGCAGCTTTCCCGTCCCGAGCTCGAGATCATGATCGCCGACGAGCTGTGCCAGAACCCGGTTCTGGAGGAGGCCGCCGAGGGCGTGCGCGAGCTGGAGCTGCGAACCGGCGACCTGGAGACCACCGAGAGCGAGGCCGCCGAGCTCCCCACTGCCGACCATGAGCCCGAGGCCGCGGCCGAAGTAGGCCAGGTCGACATCGACGAGTACCTGGACCGCTACAGCGCCGGCGACATCCACGGCTCGGTCGGCGCCGGCTCCGACCGCGACGACAACCGCGACCGCCTCTTCGAGAACGCCACCGCCCCGCACGACTCCCTTACCGAAGCGCTCCTGGATCAGCTCGGCCTGATCATGATGAACGATGAGGAGCGCCGCATCGCCACCATCATCGTCGGCAACCTCGACGAGGACGGCTACCTGGCCTGCACGATCGAGGAGCTGGCCTTTCTGGCCGAGGCCACGGTCGAGCAGGTCGAGGAGGCGCGCGAGATCGTCCAGGAGCTGGAGCCGCCCGGCTGCGGCAGCCGCGACCTGCGCGAATGTCTCCTGGTCCAGCTCAAGCTGATCGGCTACGAGCCCGACGACTACTGCGTCCTGGTCGTGGACCGGTACATGAAGGAGCTGGAGGCGCAGAAGTACGACCGGATCGCGCGCGACCTGGGAACCACCCAGCACGAGATCGTCGAGGCCCATCGCATCATCCGGTCGCTCAACCCGCGGCCGGGCCGCAATTTCGGCGCCTCCGAGACGCGCTACATCACGCCCGACGCCTACATCGTCAAGATCGGCGACGACTTCCAGGTCGCGCTCAACGACGAGGGCGTGCCCGCGCTGCAGGTCAACTCGCACTACAAGGAGATGCTCACCGGCAAGTCCGAGACCGGCCTCGGCGAAGCCAAGGGCTACCTGCAGGACAAGGTCCGCTCGGCGATGTGGTTGATCAAGTCGATCGAGCAGC
This is a stretch of genomic DNA from Candidatus Limnocylindrales bacterium. It encodes these proteins:
- the kdsA gene encoding 3-deoxy-8-phosphooctulonate synthase — its product is MSEVRPFRIGDGARSVEVGAGRLFLIAGPCVIESRDSVMRHSSALAEISAQVGVPIIFKASFDKANRTSHASFRGIGMEEGLKILAEARASSGLPVLTDVHETSQCAPTAEAVDVLQIPALLCRQTDLVQAAAATGKAVNIKKGQFLAPWDMKHALGKAREAERGADASRIMLTERGATFGYGNLVNDFRSLVIMRALGAPVIFDATHSVQLPGAGGDKSAGERRFIAPLARAAVAVGVDGLFMECHENPDQALSDGPNSLPLADLPDLLRSLLRIHEARHDGAP
- the rpoN gene encoding RNA polymerase factor sigma-54, whose protein sequence is MALEQRLQLKQTLQLRMTPQLRQAIKILQLSRPELEIMIADELCQNPVLEEAAEGVRELELRTGDLETTESEAAELPTADHEPEAAAEVGQVDIDEYLDRYSAGDIHGSVGAGSDRDDNRDRLFENATAPHDSLTEALLDQLGLIMMNDEERRIATIIVGNLDEDGYLACTIEELAFLAEATVEQVEEAREIVQELEPPGCGSRDLRECLLVQLKLIGYEPDDYCVLVVDRYMKELEAQKYDRIARDLGTTQHEIVEAHRIIRSLNPRPGRNFGASETRYITPDAYIVKIGDDFQVALNDEGVPALQVNSHYKEMLTGKSETGLGEAKGYLQDKVRSAMWLIKSIEQRQRTLRKVVESIVRFQKDFLIHGVSELRPMVLKDVAADIGMHESTVSRATSGKYVHTPQGLFELKWFFTSSLRATDGGDVSSESVKQKILTILSQEDPRSPFSDQYICEQLAKENVDIARRTVAKYRESLGILPSSRRKRLIALD
- the lptC gene encoding LPS export ABC transporter periplasmic protein LptC, whose amino-acid sequence is MNRRLWRFVLAGLLVAGLVAVGLSMGRPGRLESVLDASRFTAEALPQLLQRIRNFHRVITREGRKVLEVSASEASYYKNDKAIEIIEPKVVFYEGGERAGEVAADKGRLYLDGTDVQAVEVMGKVRFELGRLRLEAENLSYERATNRILVRGRADLEAAEMSLSGTDLTIDMVERHVVMNGDVSMTLRPRDGGQG
- the lptB gene encoding LPS export ABC transporter ATP-binding protein; the encoded protein is MTTAEAVHPEHAGQGQVLRADGLLKRYGGRVVVDHLSLQVRQGEVVGLLGPNGAGKTTTFHMMVGFERPEGGSIVLGDHELSSMPMYERARAGIGYLPQEPSVFRRLSVEDNLLAILETLDLDEAQRRERLEALLEELGVTHVRKTMGAALSGGERRRVEIARALVISPKFMLLDEPFAGVDPIAVLDIQTIIAQLKKRGIGVLITDHNVSETLRICDRAYILNEGKVLEEGTPEYIASSRRAREIYLGERFRL
- a CDS encoding KpsF/GutQ family sugar-phosphate isomerase, whose translation is MNRRSDPQTALATARRVLSIECQALQEMGERLTEDFARAVDLILACNGRVVVTGMGKSGQICRKIAATMSSTGTSAFFLHAGEGVHGDLGMFARGDVCIAISNSGTTQEVLALLPAIKRLALPLIAITGGTRSPLAQAADVVLDVSVRIEACPMNLAPTASTTATLAMGDALAVAVLEAKGFTESDFAMLHPGGALGRKLLRVEEVMHAADAIALVSESMPLLETLRLITEGKLGTAGVVDGHGALLGVITDGDVRRALLRHGNLADKTACDVMTRNPKTVKAAALAEEALATMERHSITSLFILDGARRPVGLVHLHDLLKAGVA
- a CDS encoding LptA/OstA family protein: MRRVRDFGASARRGSRSLRGRRLRGFMVLLSAAALATVTAGARAENAVKNTDEALSSMAGVARNLKLADVPSPIDVTADRLEFDYNKGLLLYSGNVEVKHAGVVIKARDISVAFEPEGERSLKKITARGNVEVLREDETARGELAEYDPAAGTIVLSQNARLGSGNNVLSGERVVVYLKEGRATVQGGPATTPAGKTAEGAAPPGRVRVVIMPDGGGKKGGKGEDSAPAGKNP